The Maniola jurtina chromosome 1, ilManJurt1.1, whole genome shotgun sequence genome has a window encoding:
- the LOC123867215 gene encoding chymotrypsin-1-like, with amino-acid sequence MFTNFFILIVSMIYNFNITKSQIVPKVVGGGPANISYFPHSAFILIIKYTGGFVCGSSILNQKILLTAAHCIDGPYRESYVYTGHTDKTLGDKYIIAAMKPHEHYNEHTVSNDIGLILVKTPIRFSSLVQRVALVRYPPIRNRAAVAGWGLVSEEPEMGTQLLHYAELKVWTFEECRRFISSLPRGCLCAGSLDGKTYASSGDSGSALIVNDYIQIGLVSYKRPTLRNIVAFSNVSYFYSWIKHNAKRLYCKNEYN; translated from the exons AtgtttactaatttttttattttaatagtgtCAATGATCTACAATTTCAATATAACCAAATCTCAAATCGTACCAAAAGTGGTAGGGGGTGGCCCCGCCAACATCAGCTATTTTCCTCACTCTGCGTTTATACTAATCATCAAATATACCGGCGGTTTCGTATGTGGTTCATCCATTCTGAACCAGAAAATTCTGTTAACCGCGGCACATTGTATCGATGGCCCATATCGAGAATCTTACGTCTATACCGGCCATACTGACAAAACATTAGGAGACAAATACATAATAGCTGCCATGAAGCCACACGAGCATTACAATGAGCATACTGTTAGTAATGATATAGGCCTTATTTTGGTGAAAACCCCCATCAGATTCAGTAGTCTGGTACAAAGGGTTGCACTCGTAAGATATCCACCGATAAGAAATAGAGCTGCTGTCGCTGGGTGGGGTTTGGTCTCT GAAGAACCGGAGATGGGAACTCAATTATTACATTATGCCGAATTGAAGGTGTGGACATTCGAAGAATGTCGAAGGTTTATATCCAGTTTGCCAAGGGGCTGCTTGTGTGCCGGATCGCTTGATGGAAAAACATATGCTTCAAG tgGGGACTCTGGCAGTGCTCTGATAGTGAATGATTACATCCAAATCGGCTTAGTCTCGTACAAGAGGCCGACTCTCCGAAATATTGTAGCCTTTTCCAATGTCTCTTACTTTTACAGTTGGATTAAACATAATGCTAAACGATTGTACTGCAAAAATGAATATAAttag
- the LOC123866202 gene encoding kallikrein-14-like, whose protein sequence is MQQVNFVRFEISVIFNSMLDLFFQIMLLTASTLASSEMEPFIVGGDYTDIKQYPHSVLMIVDCKDPFLCGGSVLTERIVLTAGHCIHPCKRVYDFSILLKYGHQTSEHMASTMVSKFVTHSRYDDESLANDIGMVYAEHTIELGTTVQRIAILGRHVRTPRYGYVAGWGIINSKRETATSLKHVRQTFSPGGLCRTLGFSSPGIICTGGAHEKEYPDQGDSGSALVIYDFIQIGIVSFKHPHYGLIGYTNTTYYYDWIVSTSKTIHCS, encoded by the exons ATGCAACAAGTAAATTTTGTCAGATTTGAAATTTCTGTCATATTTAATAGCATGTTGgacttgtttttccaaattatgTTGTTAACAGCTAGTACATTAGCGTCCTCAGAAATGGAGCCTTTCATCGTCGGTGGTGACTACACGGACATCAAGCAATACCCGCACTCAGTATTAATGATTGTGGATTGTAAAGATCCATTTCTCTGCGGTGGATCAGTCCTCACCGAACGTATTGTTTTGACAGCAGGACACTGTATACATCCTTGCAAAAGAGTTTATGACTTCTCAATTCTTCTGAAATATGGACACCAAACATCAGAACACATGGCTTCAACTATGGTATCGAAGTTTGTAACACACAGTCGATATGATGACGAATCATTGGCAAATGATATAGGAATGGTTTACGCGGAGCATACTATAGAATTAGGTACTACTGTGCAACGGATCGCAATTTTAGGTAGACACGTTCGAACGCCCAGATACGGATATGTCGCTGGTTGGGGAATTATAAAC tcAAAAAGGGAAACTGCGACAAGTTTAAAACACGTGAGACAAACATTTTCGCCTGGTGGTCTATGCCGTACACTTGGGTTTTCATCGCCGGGAATCATTTGCACTGGCGGTGCACATGAAAAGGAATATCCAGACCA GGGCGATTCCGGCAGCGCTCTCGTCATTTACGACTTCATCCAGATTGGGATTGTGTCCTTCAAGCATCCGCACTACGGGCTGATCGGTTACACCAACACCACTTACTACTACGATTGGATCGTTAGCACTAGCAAGACTATTCACTGCAGTTGA